The following proteins are encoded in a genomic region of Maniola jurtina chromosome 17, ilManJurt1.1, whole genome shotgun sequence:
- the LOC123874105 gene encoding fumarylacetoacetase: MKSFIEYSANTDFPIENLPYGVFTSPKNAQKHIGVAIGDWILDLNVISHLFTGPLLKDKQHVFKDDKLNSFMGLTKAHWIEARNTLQKLLDASNTKLKNDNDLRQKAFIKQNEATMHIPAHIGDYSDFYSSIHHATNVGIMFRSKEDALMPNWKYIPVGYHGRSSSIVISGTPITRPLGQTLPVEGAEPHFGPCRLMDFELEMACFVGGPPTALGERVTAKQAEERIFGFVLMNDWSARDIQKWEYIPLGPFTAKNLGTSISPWIVTVEALRPYIVDNYPQDPVPFPYLRHDDKFNFDIKLEVDLKSEKSPVITTISRSNYRFLYWTAKQQLAQQTITGCNLRPGDLLGSGTISGDSSDSYGSMLELSWKGTKPLRLQNGEERKFLQDGDTVILRGYCVNELGVRLGFGKCEGKLLPALPYKE, encoded by the exons ATGAAATCTTTCATAGAGTATTCCGCGAACACAGATTTTCCTATAGAAAATTTGCCCTACGGTGTTTTCACATCGCCTAAAAAC GCCCAAAAACACATTGGAGTCGCAATCGGAGACTGGATCCTAGATCTCAACGTAATCTCGCATCTGTTTACCGGCCCGCTACTGAAAGACAAACAACATGTTTTTAAG GACGATAAGTTGAATTCGTTTATGGGCCTGACCAAAGCGCATTGGATCGAAGCAAGGAACACGTTGCAGAAGCTGCTGGACGCCAGCAACACCAAATTGAAAAATGACAATGATCTGCGGCAAAA AGCCTTCATTAAGCAAAATGAGGCGACAATGCATATTCCGGCGCACATCGGCGATTACAGCGACTTCTATTCGTCGATCCACCATGCTACCAATGTGGGAATTATGTTTAGAAGCAAAGAGGACGCTCTTATGCCTAActg GAAATATATTCCCGTTGGATACCATGGACGATCAAGCTCCATTGTTATATCTGGCACACCGATCACACGTCCCCTTGGCCAGACACTTCCAGTCGAAG GAGCAGAACCCCACTTCGGTCCCTGTCGGCTGATGGATTTCGAGCTTGAAATGGCTTGCTTTGTTGGCGGACCCCCGACAGCGCTGGGTGAAAGAGTTACTGCCAAACAGGCAGAGGAACGTATCTTCGGATTTGTTCTCATGAATGACTGGAGTG CGCGTGATATTCAGAAATGGGAGTACATTCCACTCGGTCCATTCACCGCAAAGAATCTGGGAACCTCCATATCGCCGTGGATCGTCACCGTGGAGGCACTTCGTCCGTACATAGTGGACAACTATCCGCAAGATCCTGTCCCGTTCCCATATTTGCGACATGACGATAAATTCAACTTTGACATCAAGCTAGAGGTGGATTTAAAAT CTGAAAAATCACCAGTGATTACAACTATAAGCCGCTCAAACTATCGATTCTTGTACTGGACTGCTAAGCAACAACTGGCCCAGCAGACTATAACTGGTTGCAATTTGCGTCCTGGAGACTTACTTGGGTCTGGTACAATCAGTGGCGAT AGTTCAGATTCCTACGGCAGTATGCTTGAACTAAGCTGGAAAGGTACGAAACCTCTCCGCTTGCAAAACGGCGAAGAGAGGAAATTTTTGCAAGATGGCGACACTGTCATCCTTCGAGGCTATTGCGTTAACGAGCTTGGGGTACGCCTGGGATTCGGAAAATGCGAAGGCAAATTGCTCCCAGCATTACCATATaaggaataa